The window ACCGCTCCGCGCCGGGAGATCGTCGGGGCCGCCGGACGGGGCGAGACCAGCCCGGCCGCCTCCTGAGAATCCGCCGCGGGCTGCCAGTCCCGGCCCGCCCGGACGGCTCGCACGGCGCGCGGTAGCCGGAAGGAGACGTGGACGACGAACGCGGCCATGAACACCCAGGCACCGTAGAAGTGCAGGGTGTAGAAGGAGCCCGGGAAGATGTAGTTCAACTGGATGTTCAGGATCCCGGTGATGAACGTGAACCCGGCCCCGCCCACCAGCAGGAGCAAGGACAGCCGTTCGAGGGCGTGGGCGGCCGAACGGACCGGAGGCCACTCGAAGAGCTTCGGGATCACCGACCACAGCTTGGCCAGGAGCACCGGGACCAGGACCACGCCGAGGACCGTGTGCACGCCCTGCGTCAGCCGGTACAGCCAGTACGGCGATGTCGGCCAGGTGAACAGGTAGAACCCCAACCACCCCTTGTCCGGCGTCTGATCGTTGCGCGCCGCCAGGTCCGGGTTGTAGGACGCGTACGACAACAGACCCGTCACGAACAGCACCACGACCCCGACCAGCAGGATCAGGCCGAACACCCCGGTCAGCCAAGGCCCCCGCAACGGGCTCCGCCAGAATCCCGGACGGGCGGGGCCCGGCGGCGGACCCGCCGACCGCGCCCTGCCGACCGCGTCCCGCACCCGTTCGGCGACCGGTGTACGCGGGGGCTTCCCGCGCCTCTGCGGCCGCTCGGGCACACCGTCCGGCCGGCTACTCTCGACGCTGGCATCCATCCGGCACATCTCTCCATGTATCCGGCTCATCGGGCATGAGCGTCCGGGAGAACATCCCGCGCTCACGCGCCTCACCGGATCCACGACACGCATCAACCATCCTTACGGCTCCTCCCGATCCGTCGGAGGCACGCCGCGGCACCCGGGGCGATGCCGAGGCGGCCGCCGCGCGCGGGGAGCAGACGCTCGCTCGGCCAGCTCTACCACTGCCTCCAGACCCGTGTGCCCTTCGACAAAGTGATCGCCTTTCCAACGGTCCCCGCACCGGCTGCGGCGCCGGTGGAGCGCCCGCCGGGCCTGGGCCCGATCGCGGCCTGGTCGACGGAAGTGCCCTTGCCGGTGACCGGGAGCTTCGCGGCGCCGGGTCGGGGCAGTGTCCGCGCCGACATGGTGTTCACCGCGCCCCACACCGCGCTGCCGCTCTTGTTTGTGGAGGTCGACAACGGTACGGAGTCGCCGCCGATTCTGGCGGAGAAGATCGCCCGCTACCGCCGCTTCCTCGCCCGCGGCGTCCCGCAGGCAGGGCGGGCCACGGTGGGGGGTGACCTCTCGCTGTGGCGCACGGTGTGGACGACACCCACGGCGAAGTACCGGGAGGCGCACCCGCCGTTGGCGATCGTGTTCACCAAGCAGATGACGCCGGCCGCGATGGAGACCCGGATGCGGGAGGTCGAGCGTCTGAGCGTCCAGGAGTGGCGGGGCCACTGGCACACCGCCGGAACCCACTCGGACGGCACCAAGGATGGCTACCGCGATTACACCGGCGTGGTGCCAGTGATCGTGACCGTCCTGGACCTCCTGGAGGAGCACGGCCCGCACGGGCCGATCTGGTGCCGCTACGGCCGCAAGAGCCACGAGACCCTCAACGACGCCTTGGCCAACCCCGACGACTACAGCGCCTACTCCGTCCGCGAGGAACAATGCCGGGCGGCCGATGAGGGGGAGCGCCAACGGGAAGAGCAGGAGCACCAGGAAGAGCGCTGGCGCCGGGACGCTGCGGCGTGGCGTTGCCGGGAGTGCGGACGCAAGGTCTACCCCGACGACGACGCACGGGGCACGAAAGCCGCAGGTGGTCTCTGTGACATCTGCCAACACCGGGCCGACCGCGACGCCGAGCAGGCCCGGGAACGGGCCCAGGAGCAGGCGGCGGCCGGAGTCGACGCGAGGCTGGACGGACCTCTCGGATGGATCCGTGCTTTGCGCTCCGGAGGGCGATGAGCACCACGCGCCGCCCGCTCGGGCACAGACCGGTGCCCACCGTCGCCGACCAGGAGTCGCCGGTGGCTTCCCGGCGGACCGCCGGAGCGGGCCGCCCAGGACGAGCTCCGCCCGTCCGTCTCGGCGTCGGCGGCCTCCGCCGCGGCTGGGCGCCGGCCGCTGGGGGGCCCACAGCTGACGGACCATGCTGGGCAAGCCTGCGAAGGACAGGAGGGCAACCCCTTGACCGGCGAGGGTTCCATGGCAGGCAAGGGGGGTCTGGCCGTCGATTCGCAGGCTTGCCCAGGCTCCCTCGGCGCGCTGGGAGTTGCACCGGAGGTTGTCTGCAGGGGTGGCTGCAGAGGCGGACTAGGCGTGGCACCGGAGGTGTGACCGGGAGTGGGACCCCCCCGAACCGGAGTGGGCGCGTTCGGGCAGGTCAGAGGCCGTGGGCAAGCCCGATCTGAAAAACGACACCTCTTTGTCCACGCAATAGCCGTGGTGAGGGGTCTCCGTCGTGGCCGGGGCTGCGCGGACTGCGGCCGTCCCCGACGGATCCGGCCCGGCTTGCTCCACAACTTGCTCTACAACCTGCCTTTCAACTTGCTCTACAACTTGCTTCACAAGTAGCCCTGCAACTTGCCTCCAGACCGGCCCGGCGCGAGCTGCGGTGCGTTGTGACCTGGTGGTCAAGGGGTCGTCCTGCCGGTTACGGCACGCCGACTACTTCTGTACGACACCCTTCCGAGTCAACGGGGACGGCAGAACCTCCTGTGCCACCCCCTGCGCGATCAGCGCTGTGCCCTCGGACCGTTCTGCTGCGGTGCCTGCGCCGCCGCCGCCGGGGTGGCGGCCAGCGCCGGTTCCTGCCGCTTCCGCTGCTGTTGCCGGGCTGCGGCCAGGCGCGCGAGTAAGGGCCGCGGCTTCGGCCCGCGTCTCAGTGTCCAGGGCCCGCAAGATGCGCCGGCTGGTGTGCAGCGCGGTGATGACGTGGACCAGGACGACGACGGCCTGGCGGACGAAGCCGCCCCGGACCCATGCCCCGGCGAAGCGGATCTGACCGGCCGCCCAGCCACCGGCCTGAGGCCATGGGCGCAGCCGCCCGAGCAGTTGGCCGACCTGGTCGGATGAGGCTCCGCATCAAGAGCAGGACCAGGCCGTGTCCACGCAGAGGACCGACCGCTGGTTTTCGCGCCGTACCTGACCCGGGTCCAGCTGGCCGCGTGGGCAAGCCCAAGGCGACCGTGGGCAAGCCTCCTGCCGTCCCGTGGGCAAGCCCAGAGCGACCTGGGCAAGCCCGCGTTGTCGGCGGTAGCTGGGAGGCTTGGACACATGGACAGGGATGAGGAGGTTGCTGCGCGGCCGGGTCTACGGCGCTGATAACGACCATCCGGGCCCGCGGCCGCACCGCGACTACGCCGAACTGGTCGGCGGTCCGCTCGATGGGCTGCTGCTGGACATCACCGGCTGGACGGCGGACGAGATCCGGACCGGCGTCGCGCTGATGACCGAGCTCGGGAATTGGCGCTGGCGGCCGTGCCCTGTACGACCCGCGGCCCGGCGAGCGGCGCCGCTGGGATTGGTCCGGAGACACGCCCTGAGGCTTCACCAGGAGTGCCTGTCCGGGGAGCTGTTGGAGGGCTTATGCGTCGGAGGCGCTGTTGGGTAGCGGTTCACAAAATCAGTGATGCGTTCCGTGCAGCCCGAGTATGTTTATCGGTAATCCATCGTGTGTGGTGAAGCGAGGCGAACATGCAGAATCCTGCGGCCGGTGATGTGAGTCGATCACGTATCGCTGAATTCCTTCGACACCTCGGCCCCGAGGTCCGCGCCAAGCTTCAGGTGGATGACGGATTGATCACCGGGGCGGACATGCTGGTGTCCCTCTGCTACACCCTGATGGACGCCGACAGCTCTCAGCCCTGGCAGGACCGTTGCGCCGCCGTCTTCGATGAGTTCACCAGTGGCGAGGCCGAAGCAGGGTTGAAGTACATCCTCACCAAACTTCAGGATACGGATGAGGCCATATCCTGGATCACCGCATTCAAAGGGCTGAACTACCAGGCTTTTGCGGTTCGCCTGCTGGGAGCAGCTGGCACGAGGCGCTTTCGTAACGCGTGGAAAGAGGATGCTGCGGTCGTAGGGCTGGCGATCCGGCGCGGACTGCGCGGGCTGATGCCCTTCGCCGTGGCCTGGGGCGACGCCATCGGCGTCATGACCGAGAACCAGCGGAAGGCCGTCACGAAGACCGACATCTTCGGCCTGGAGATCATGAAGGGACTCGTCCAGCTGGACGAGGCGTTCGGGAAGAAGTTCCTCTCCACACTGCCTATGCAGCTCACGATCGCGACCGCCGACGACCTCGCGGCTTGGCGGCCCGACGACTTGCCGGAGATCACCGCCAGCATCAGGCACCGGGTCGTCGAGTCCTCAGTCAAGAGACTGGAGAGGGAGAACTCGAGGCTCGTCCGGAAGCTCAGGGGCGCCAAGGACGCGCTCAAGCACTCGGAGGACGGCATCTCTCAGGCCGCCAACTCGCTGGTCGAGGTCATCGACCGGATCTTGCGCGAAGCGTTCTCCAAGGACGAGGCCCTGGCCTGGGTGGAGGCCAACCTCCCGAACGAGCCGGACTTGACCCACACGAACAAGGACGGCAAGACGCTGCCGACCAAGCGGGCCGAGGCTCTCTGCTTCTTCTACCGCGGGCGCCCCACGGCTCGTGAAGCCACCGAGTACGACGACGGCCAAGGGCCGGCCCTCTTCGAAGATGTCTTCGCCCGCGTTTTCGTGGCGACACGTGACCGTCTTGAGAAGATCAAGCACGCCGATCGCGGAACCCCAGAGGAGAGGGACCAGCTGGTCTCCCTCATGACCGGCCTTGAAGGGGCACTGATGCTGGGCCTCTTCGTCAGTCAGATCGGTCACCTGCCGGACTCGCAGCTTGAGGGAGCCAGAGCGTAGAAGTACCCGCTAGTTCCCATGGCAACGTACGAGTGGGGCCGGACAGCGCCTGCTGTCCGGCCCCACCTGCCCCAACTGCGACCTAAGGCTTCGCAGCGCGGCCGCCCCGCCGCCCGGTGGCGGCTACCCCCACCTCATCCCGATCTTGGACAACTGCTCCACCCGCTCCGGTGTCAGGGTGGCGGCCCGGCGGCGCTGGTTGTCGACCCACGTCCCGAGTCTCAGCGGGACGTCCCGCTGCGCCTGGCCGTCGCCGCCGAGGGTGATGGTCTCGACGTGCTTGCGCGGCACCGTCAGGTGGCCCTTGCGCGCGAAGAACTGCTCAGCCGCGGCGAGGTGCATCGCCCACTTGTCTGCCTGGCTGGTGCGCGGCTTCGGCTTCTCCTCCTCGGTCGCGGGCTCGATGCCGAGGATCTGTTCGCGCATCCACTGCTGGACCCCGGTGAGCTGGTCCCACCCGAGCCGGACGGACGTCACCCACCGGCCGAGGTCCTCGCCCTGGCGCACGACCTCGCCCGCCGTGGTCAGCAGCGCTTCGCCGGTATCCAGGTGCTGGCTGACGAGGTGGAAGCAGTGCTGCCACGTCACCGGCCACACCGGGCACCAGGACGGGTCGATCTTCTCCAGCTGCTCGCGCCGCTCCCGCGTCATCGCCCCGGCCGACGACTCCACCGGCAGCCCCTCCGCCCGCCGCTGCTCGATCTCCTGCGCCTTCCGCGCAGCGACCCGGGCGTTCTTCAGCCAGATCCCCACGGGTGCGCCCTGGTACGCGGCGTCCAGCGGCGCCAAGAGGTGCCCGTGCTCGGCGGCCCACCCGCGCGCGGCCGACAGCCCCTCCGCCCATGCGACGTCGAAGTGGGACCAGACCATCCCGAGCTTCCCCGCCCCGCCCGCGCACCCGCCCTTCGTGCCGCCCGCCCGCTCGGTTCACCCGGTACCGTCCGCCACCCTCGTACCCGACGCCCACCGGGAGGCATAGACAACCCTGGGGGCCGCCCACGCGGCCGACGACCTACCCGAGGCACTCGCCCAGGCCCACCAGCTCGAAAGGGCACTGGAGGCGGAGTACGGGCACCTGTACCCGTGCACGATCACGGTGCTGACGGCGCGGGCCTGGCTGCCCCCTGTGCCGGCGCAGCGACTGGCCCGGCACGGTCGAGCTGCTCATCACGACGGCCCTGCGCCGCCACAGCATCGGCGCCCGCCCCCACGCGGACACCATGCGGGCGGCCCGCAACGCCCACGCCGCATGGCGCATGGAGATGCTGCCCGTGGATCCTCAGGCCGCACTCGGCCTCGACGACCCCCTCGTGGACATGCTCGCGATCCTCGGTGAACCGGCTCTCCGCGGGGACGTCCTGACCCGCGCCGGGGAGGCGTTCACGCGGCGGCCTGCCCGGCAAGCGGCAGGGTGACGAGCCGATCCCGGACACCCGTAGGCGAGAGCCGGGGCGGTTTCCTGGGTCTCGTCGGCCGAGGAAGAGACGAAGCGCACCCGGCAACGGAAGGGCCTTCGCCGGATGGGGTGACCCGGATGGCTCATCTCCCACTGGGAACGCCGCGTTCCGCTAGATTCTTGATCAGCAGTCGTGGTTCCGATGTAGTGCTCGATCAGCAGTCGGAGGACCAGGGCGATCACCTCAACCCCAGGGGTACGCGCCAGTGCGTATCCCGTCCCCGACCAAGGAGCGACATGGCTCTCGGAACAGTGAAGTGGTTCAACTCCGAAAAGGGCTTCGGCTTCATCGAGCAGGACGGCGGCGGCCCGGACGTGTTCGCCCACTACTCGAACATCGCCACGCAGGGCTTCCGTGAGCTCCAGGAGGGCCAGCGGTCTCCTTCGAGGTCACTCAGGGCCAGAAGGGCCCGCAGGCCGAGAACATCCTTCCGGCCTGACCCACCAGCACGGCGCCCCATACCCCTCGGGTACGGGGCGCCGCGCCTTCCTGGTGCGGTGCAGGCGCGAAGTCAGAACTCACCTTCCGGTCTCGCTTCTCACCCATGGAGCCAGAACACCCGAGTCGCCGTGCCGGTCTTCCCCACGCGCTGAGGGGCCGTCACCCGTGTGGGGCGGCTTGAGGGCGCGCCCGTGTTGCCGGGCGCATCCCGGGCTTTGACCCGGCATGACCTCCCCACGGTGCCGCCGGGCCGCGCGTAGTCGAGGAGCGCGCGGAACTTGGGGCGCTGGAGGCATAGGGGTGCGGGCGCCAGGTGGCAGCGCCGTGTCCTCGACACGGGTGAAGCCCCGGCTCCGTGTCAGGCACCCATGTAGGACATAACGTGCATATATGGGTGCTATGGGTGGTTTCTTGGTAGTGATCGGGAGCCTGGTCCGATCATCCGCAGCGGATGCGGCCGACCGGGACGAGGCGTGTGCCGGGTGGGGCAACGCGGGCCGGCGGGTGGGCGCGTGCTGAAGAAGGCCGTGGTCGCTCTGGGGATCGTTCTGATCCTGTAGAGCTTGTTCGCGCTCTGCCTGGTCAGCGCGATGCAACTGCTTGTGCTGCGCAACACCCCGTTCGGGGTGACCGGCGCCTCCCCGGTCGTGAAGGCGGTGGCCTCGAAGGATGTCCCATGTTGAGGGTCAACCCGAAGATGCTGCCCAGGCTCGCGGAGATCGAAAGGGACCTGGTCCTGCGTCGCAAGCGCGCCGAGGAGGAACAGTGGCTCGGCGAGATCGAAGGCATCGACATGACCTTGACCTTCGTCCGCACCAAGCAGGCTGACGCAGCCCGAGCCGCCCAACGGACACCCGTCGCCCTCGGCATCCCGACGACCCGCCAGCCCGAATGAGATCCAGGTCCCCAATCCTTGCCTGGGGCCACCATCGAACAGATCAACAAAAAGGTGAAGAATGCGAAAGGCGATCGCCTCGACTCCCCATAGCTGTGTCAACGAATCACACGCTGGGCGGACGCGGCGACCGGTCGATCCTCTCGGCGCTGGCCAGCAGCTCCGGGTGCAACCGGCGTCTAGCGCTGAACAGCTCGATACCCAGAAGTCGTCCGTGTGAGTCGAAGTCGAGTATCGCAGTTTCGTCCTCGGCAGGTACCTGCCGGACGGCCTCTCCCGGGGCGATGCTGTCGACAAGGTAGATGTATGCCATGTCCGCCGATGCGTCGTATTCAACCCGCATTACCGGCCTTCCCCGTTGCTCACCAACCTGGCGTGTCAGGTCCTGGTCCTCCGGAGAGCGTACTGACGTCGAAAGATCGCCAGGACAGACCACAGCTCCCGAGACCCCCGGTCGGCTCGCCTTGACTAGTGCAGAGAAGCCACCAGCCATGTTGCAGGTACGGCCACGGGGCTTCGCCCTTGTGTCGGAGCTGTAGGACCCTGCGGTCCGCCGCCGGTTGCTGAGCGTGGACGACCCGGTTGAGCCGGTCGCCTTGCGGCCGTGGGGGCCGCAGGACGGGCCGGCGCCTCGGGTGTGGACGTGGCCGGCTGGCGACCGCCCGGTCCTGAACCGGCTCGCGCACGCCGCGCTCGTCGGCGTTGTCAAGGACGTGCTGCCGGAGACGGAGGTAGGTCAGTGGCCCCTGCTCGCGGCCCGCATGGACCGGATCCGCGACCAGGGCGGCCCCGCACTCCTCGCCGGACACCTGGCCCGCCTGAAGACCGACACCGGCTGGAAGGACGGCCCCGCCTCCACCACCGCCGGGCGGCTCGTGGACGCGACCCTGCGCTCCCTGACGACGCCGCCCTCCGCCCCGGCCGCGCCCGCGTCCCGCGTGAGGGTGTCCCCGGCGGCGGCCCGTTCCCGCTCCACCACCACCCCGGCCGCCGCGGCGGCTCCCGGCCGGCAGGCCCCGGCGGAAGCCGCTGTCCCCGCGCACCGGCAGCAGGCCGCACCGGGCAAGGGCGCGGGGCGCACGCGGTGACCGCGAAGGCTCCCACACCCGGACGGCAGGCCTTCCGGGCGTGGACGGAGCGGGTACGGGCGGCGTGGTGGGCGCTGTCGGACCGGGACCGGATCGCGGTCGACGGCCTGTTGCTGGCCGGCCTGCTGTTCGCGGCCGCCTGGCGGGCGGACCGCTCGGCATGGTGCAGGCGGACTTCGTCCTGTCGGTCCTGGCCGGCACGGCGGGCGTCGCCACTCTGTACCGGGGCGCCGTCCACCGGCCGCGGCCCGCCCCGCCCGCGGCCGGGCCCGTGGTGGCGCCCTCGGAAGAAGTCCGGCGGCACGCCGCCCGCGAGGCGGGCACCGCCCCTTGGCGCCTGACCGGTGAGGGAGTGGCACCCCGGTGGGGGCATCCGCTGCGCGGAGCTGACGCAGGCCCGGGAACGGGCGGCTGCCCTTGCCGTCTCTCCGTAGCGGCGCCGGTCGGGTGCGGGCCGGACGCCGGTTAGGGTCGGTGCCAGCCTGCACCGACGTGGGTGTGCGGGTCAGGCCCGGTGCCCGCTTCGACGGGGGCAGTAGCGCCGGGCCGCCCCACTCCTTTCCCGGGGCTCGGCCCGGGAGTAGGCGAGACTGGCCCCGGGCCCGGCGGCGTGTCAACGTCCGGCCGATGCTGCCTGACCTGTCGCAATGAAGGTTGAGTGATTCTCAGGGAAGGTTGAGCGGCTGCCTCTGGCGGAGTCGGTCCTTGTGGCGGGAGACGAGGCCCACCGCCGGTCAGCTGATCGGTGGCAGGAGGGGGACCCGCGCGGCGAGGAACTTCGGGGCCATCTCGCGGTAGCTGTCGGTGATCAGTTCCGCAAGCTCGGTCCAGTCGGTGTGGTCACCGAGAACGGCGGCGACGACGTTATGGCCCCAGTCGGCACGGAGGAACGGGAACCCACCGGCGGTCAGGCCGAGCAGGTCGTCGACGGGCACCCGAAAAGTCATCACGACCGGTTCCTGGTCTGCGGTCGCATACGAGGCGTAGACCGGGTAGCGATCCACGTCCGGCGTGTAGACATGGGCGAACGTCCGCGTACGGATCCGCCAGCGCACGCCGATCCAGGCTGGTTCCTCATACGACTCGGGCAGCTGCCGGCAGATCGACCGCGACCGGTTCAGGATCTCCGGCGGCACGTCTCCAGGACTGGACATGGGCCGACACTAGCGACCGCCGGCGAATTCCGCGCCGGAAGCGGCTGGGCAGGGAATCCCGCGGTCACCAAACTGCGCTGACAACGCTCAATCATCGTTGCGAGAGGTCACTACCGCCGCCGGGCTCCATGGCTCTGTTCACGAGAGGCGGTTCTGGCTCAACTTCTGTGGAGACAGTTCGACGGTCGGTTCACCGGGACTCCGAACGATGGGAACCGGCAGGTCAGTGCTTTGGTTCGACGCGGGCACGGGCATGTACGGCCCGGTTCCACGGAAGTTGGGCCAGAGCCCGAGAGGCGACAGCGTTTCTACGGGGATTCCGGAGGCGTCGGGGCTCTGGGCAGGGTTCAGGCGTTCACGAGTTTTCGGCAGCGGGCGGAGGCCGTTTTGCCTGGGGTGCAGACCGCGCCTGTTCGATTGGGAGGATTTTGGGTCTTGGGGTTGAAGTTGCCGTTGCGGCAGCTCCTACCTTCGTGATCAGGGCCGGAGACACCGGCCCGGCGACACACACGTGCAGGAGTGGTGATGGACTGGCCGATTGCGGAGGTGGCCCGGATGTCGGGCGTTACCGCCCGGACACTGCGCCACTACGACGAGACCGGCCTGCTGCCGCCGGCCCGGATCGGTGCCAATGGGCACCGCTACTACGAGGAGCGCCAGCTCCTGCGGCTGCAGCAGATCCTCGTGTTGCGGGCGCTGGGCGTCGGGCTGCCGGAGATCGGCCGGATCCTGTCTGAACAGGTCGACGAGGTGGATGCCCTGCGGGGCCACCACCAGCGCCTCCTCGTAGAACGGGACCGGCTCGACGCACTGGCCGGCACCGTCTCCCGCACGATCGCCGAACTGGAGCAGTCCAGGAAGGACGGCAACCCCATGACCATCAACCGACCGGAGAACCTCTTCGAGGGCGTGACGCCCTCCCAGTACGAGGGGAACATGCAGGACTTCCCCGAACTCGCCGAAGCGGTCGCACGACGCGCTGCCACGATGAGCCAGGCGGACGCCGACGCCGCGCACCGTGATCGCACCGCGCAGATGATCCGGCTGGCCGAACTCATGGCCGCAGGCCACCCGGCCGACGCCGACCCGGTCCAGGCCGAAATCGACGCCCAGTACCAGGGACTGACCGAACTGCGCACTGTCTCCGCAGAGGACTACCGAGCCATCGGACGCTCCATCGTCGACAACGAGACGTGGCGCGCCGCATACGAGGCCATCGCCCCGGGCCTGGCCGCATACCAGCGCGACGCCATCGAGGCCTATGTCACCACCCGGCTGAACTGAGACACGGCGCAACCGCCACCGAGGGAGGACGCGATGGCGGTTGCGCCGTGTCACGGCGGGCCGGAGATGTTCGATCCCGGGGACCGTCCGCGGCCCCCTCAACAGGGTGCTGCCCGTTCTCATGAACAACGACTTTCCTGACGAAAGACCGCCTCCCGACGAGATGAACAATCGCTGTCGGAAGTCGGGTTCTGGCTCAACTTCTGTGGAGGCGGCTCGGGGCTCGGAGCGCCGAGCCGCTGAGCGACGGGACCCAGCAGATCAGCGCGTCGGCCCGACCCGGGCACGAGCGCGTACGGCGCAGCTCCACAGAAGTTGGCTCTGTCGCTGATTTGGGGGTCGTGGCCTCTTGATCATGGTGAGAGCAGGATGCGGCGTCGTAGGAGATCGAAGTTGGCGCGGCCGTACATCTGTCTCTTCAGGAGCTTGACCCGCGTGACGTTACCCTCGACCGCTCCGGATGTGTAGGTCGTGGTGAGGGCGGCCTGGATGGCCGCGCGGTCGCGTCGCATGCCATTGGCCAGGGTGCGGAGTTCGCGTTGTCCATCGAGGCGGACGTCGGCTATCCAGACGTCGAGAGCGAGGTGTTCACTGCGGCGGTCGCGGACCATGAGTGCCAGGCGGCGTGCGTAATCGACGGTCGTGGCCAGCGCTGGGTTCCGCTCGCACAGATCGTCGAGACCCTTTCGCTCAACATCGTTGAGGCGCTCGGGTCGGCGCATGATCCAGTCGGTGACCCTGCGGACGGTCAGGTGTGGCAAGGGGGCGGTGAGTGGGATCGCGCCGTTGCGGTAGGGCTTCAGGTGCCGGCGGACGGTGTTGACGTTGCCGCGGTAGCCCAGCCGCTGGATTTCCCGGGTGAGCGCGGAGGCGTTGGTGCAGCCTTCCATCCAGCGATGGTGCAGGTAGAGGCGGTATTCGTCGATCAGCGCGGGTCGATGAATGGCCGCGAGGAGAAGCTCATCGACTTCTGCGGCGTGCGCGAAGCGGTTGACTGTGCCGCGGCTGAGCCGCAGGTCGCGTGCGATGGCGCGAAGGCTGTCGCCACGTTGGATGCGTTCGTGGATCTGTTGGTGGCGTTCGCGGGTGCGGGCGACCAGAGGTCGTGGCCGTCCGTGGATATCCAGTTCTTCGCGGTCGCGGCCCTCGGAGGCCGGGCCGTCGTCGGTCCGGTCATCGTGTGAGGTGAGAGGCTGTCGCAGGTCAGCGCGATGCCGTCCGATGACGCGTTCGACTGCTTGCGCCAGGTTGTTCAGGAGGTGCCAGGCATCGGCTACCTGCATGGCCTGCGGGGCACCGACCTGGGCCCCATCGCGGTAGGAGCCTGCACGGTCACGGCAGACGATCCGGACCTCAGGATGGTCCCGCAGCCAGGACGCGAAAGTTGCTGCGGCCCGGTCGGCCAGGACGTCGATCGGGCGGTGGGTTGCCATGTCGATGAGGATCGTCGCGTAGGTCCGTCCCTTTCGAACGGCGAAGTCGTCGACGCCGAGATGCGGCACCGATCCCGACGAGGGGAGCGGCAGCTTACGGATCAGCCGGAGCAGAGTGTCCTTGCAGGTGTCGATGGTCATGCGCTGAAACAGTCGAGCGCCTGGCCGGCCGCCCAGGAACAGGGCCACGTCGGTGAGCTGGGCGGTGAGTGCGTCGGTGCGGCGTGCGTGGCGATGCGTCAGGCCCGGTATCTGCTCGGCGAACGTCCGACGGTCACACTGCTCGTTCCCGCAGACGAGTCGACGCGCCCGTAGCTCGATCCGCACACGCCGGCCGGCGACCGGACGATCCGCCAGGGTCCGCTGGTAGTAGCAGTGCACTCTCGAAGATCTCCGCCCGCATCCGGGACAGGCCGCCGACACGGCCCCCGACCGCACGGCGAGCCGGGCCTCTGCATCCGTCAGCACCAGCTGGTCGACTTCCACCGCGACACCCGGCAGAAGAAGGTCCCCGACCTGAACCCCACCCATCACATCGGATAGTTGCCCATCTACCCCCAAATTAGCGACAGAGCCCAGAAGTTGAGCCAGAACCCGAAGTCGTGAACAAAGCCACGC of the Streptomyces sp. NBC_01426 genome contains:
- a CDS encoding replication-relaxation family protein — encoded protein: MIAFPTVPAPAAAPVERPPGLGPIAAWSTEVPLPVTGSFAAPGRGSVRADMVFTAPHTALPLLFVEVDNGTESPPILAEKIARYRRFLARGVPQAGRATVGGDLSLWRTVWTTPTAKYREAHPPLAIVFTKQMTPAAMETRMREVERLSVQEWRGHWHTAGTHSDGTKDGYRDYTGVVPVIVTVLDLLEEHGPHGPIWCRYGRKSHETLNDALANPDDYSAYSVREEQCRAADEGERQREEQEHQEERWRRDAAAWRCRECGRKVYPDDDARGTKAAGGLCDICQHRADRDAEQARERAQEQAAAGVDARLDGPLGWIRALRSGGR
- a CDS encoding MmcQ/YjbR family DNA-binding protein — its product is MSSPGDVPPEILNRSRSICRQLPESYEEPAWIGVRWRIRTRTFAHVYTPDVDRYPVYASYATADQEPVVMTFRVPVDDLLGLTAGGFPFLRADWGHNVVAAVLGDHTDWTELAELITDSYREMAPKFLAARVPLLPPIS
- a CDS encoding recombinase encodes the protein MLRVNPKMLPRLAEIERDLVLRRKRAEEEQWLGEIEGIDMTLTFVRTKQADAARAAQRTPVALGIPTTRQPE
- a CDS encoding ISL3 family transposase, producing the protein MEVDQLVLTDAEARLAVRSGAVSAACPGCGRRSSRVHCYYQRTLADRPVAGRRVRIELRARRLVCGNEQCDRRTFAEQIPGLTHRHARRTDALTAQLTDVALFLGGRPGARLFQRMTIDTCKDTLLRLIRKLPLPSSGSVPHLGVDDFAVRKGRTYATILIDMATHRPIDVLADRAAATFASWLRDHPEVRIVCRDRAGSYRDGAQVGAPQAMQVADAWHLLNNLAQAVERVIGRHRADLRQPLTSHDDRTDDGPASEGRDREELDIHGRPRPLVARTRERHQQIHERIQRGDSLRAIARDLRLSRGTVNRFAHAAEVDELLLAAIHRPALIDEYRLYLHHRWMEGCTNASALTREIQRLGYRGNVNTVRRHLKPYRNGAIPLTAPLPHLTVRRVTDWIMRRPERLNDVERKGLDDLCERNPALATTVDYARRLALMVRDRRSEHLALDVWIADVRLDGQRELRTLANGMRRDRAAIQAALTTTYTSGAVEGNVTRVKLLKRQMYGRANFDLLRRRILLSP
- a CDS encoding MerR family transcriptional regulator, with translation MDWPIAEVARMSGVTARTLRHYDETGLLPPARIGANGHRYYEERQLLRLQQILVLRALGVGLPEIGRILSEQVDEVDALRGHHQRLLVERDRLDALAGTVSRTIAELEQSRKDGNPMTINRPENLFEGVTPSQYEGNMQDFPELAEAVARRAATMSQADADAAHRDRTAQMIRLAELMAAGHPADADPVQAEIDAQYQGLTELRTVSAEDYRAIGRSIVDNETWRAAYEAIAPGLAAYQRDAIEAYVTTRLN
- a CDS encoding helicase associated domain-containing protein, with product MVWSHFDVAWAEGLSAARGWAAEHGHLLAPLDAAYQGAPVGIWLKNARVAARKAQEIEQRRAEGLPVESSAGAMTRERREQLEKIDPSWCPVWPVTWQHCFHLVSQHLDTGEALLTTAGEVVRQGEDLGRWVTSVRLGWDQLTGVQQWMREQILGIEPATEEEKPKPRTSQADKWAMHLAAAEQFFARKGHLTVPRKHVETITLGGDGQAQRDVPLRLGTWVDNQRRRAATLTPERVEQLSKIGMRWG
- a CDS encoding DUF2283 domain-containing protein, whose product is MAGGFSALVKASRPGVSGAVVCPGDLSTSVRSPEDQDLTRQVGEQRGRPVMRVEYDASADMAYIYLVDSIAPGEAVRQVPAEDETAILDFDSHGRLLGIELFSARRRLHPELLASAERIDRSPRPPSV